Genomic segment of Chitinophagales bacterium:
AAATGCTGAGCTATGAAAGGCAAAGTTGTGGCCATCACTGGTGCCAATGCCGGAATCGGCTTTTATACGGCCAAAGCACTTTTGGAAAAAGGTGCAGAAGTAGTAATGTTTTGCAGAAACCTTGAAAAAGCAGAAAATGCCAAACAGAAACTGATTGCCGACACCGGAAATGATAAAGTGAAAACAATTCAGGCCAATATGGCTTCTTTTGCTTCTATTGAAAAAGCCTGTAAAACTTTTTTATCGAAATACGACAAACTCGATGTACTGGTCAATAATGCCGGAGTGATGCGCACCCAATTTGCATTGAGTGAGGACGGGATTGAACAAACCATGGCCATCAATCATTATGCTTATTTCCTGATGTGCTATTATTTGATGCCTGCACTAAAAAAAGCAGAAAATGCCAGGATTGTAAATGTAGCCTCCAGGGCGCATGAAGGTGTGAAAATGGATGTGGACTCGCTCAATGAAAAATCACATTTCAATTTTAGAAAGCAATACAAACTTTCGAAGTTGGCCAATGTGCTGTTTACCTATAAACTGGCCGACCTTTTGAAAGACAGCAGTATAACAGTCAATTGCCTTGATCCCGGACTGGTAAAAACCGATCTGGGCAAAAAAGCCGGAAGC
This window contains:
- a CDS encoding SDR family oxidoreductase, whose amino-acid sequence is MKGKVVAITGANAGIGFYTAKALLEKGAEVVMFCRNLEKAENAKQKLIADTGNDKVKTIQANMASFASIEKACKTFLSKYDKLDVLVNNAGVMRTQFALSEDGIEQTMAINHYAYFLMCYYLMPALKKAENARIVNVASRAHEGVKMDVDSLNEKSHFNFRKQYKLSKLANVLFTYKLADLLKDSSITVNCLDPGLVKTDLGKKAGSKLIAWAWSLFTLTGISPEKGAKTSVYLASSEEVENTSGKYFEECQACESSELTYDKQLQDALWEKTARYTGKGNWDV